AGTAAATGTGAACTTGGGTCATGTCTGGTTACAtcacaaacacttttttcatTAGACTGCttttatagataattgatgCATGTTATTATGATTAATACGGCAATATATTACTTAAGTAATTATTCACATTTTCAAGTTAAACAATTCTGGGGCCATATGTGGCAAATATAGGCTTTAGACGACTTGCAAAATTGCACCCTGTCACTATCTGATCTGTTTTCTTCTTAGCTGggtattttaaatattaatctctttcaaaatcaaacacaaCTCAAGTTGCTCCAAATTATAAGTAGATGACTTCTATCTAGACATAATGCGATGAAGCTTTGACCAATATCTATCATTATTTATAGGGATATGTTTGATCAAGGGGATCAGGAGATGCCTCATGCTATTAGTGTTACGCCAGCAGAACAGGAGGCCATTGAACGGGTATGATCACTTGTACCTATTTTTACTATCataccgatatatatatatatatatatatatatatattttgcctGATTCACGTTTGCTGACTAGCTGATTCTTGTACTTCCAGCTTGAGGCTATGGGTTTTGATAGAACTATTGTTATTGAGGCATTTTTAGCCTGTGATCGTAACGAGGAATTGGCAGCCAACTTTTTATTGGAGAATGCTGGCGATTATGAGGACTAATTTGAAGACATCAATGTATCTTGAAAGGTTTGAGAAATCGTTCTATATGTTTACTTGAAGTTAGAAGTGGCAAATGGACCGGGTTTGGGGAATGGTTCaaataagtttgaaaaaaaggagaaagaaagtGTGGTTTTTTGTATGGTCAGACGGTCTAATTGACCAAAAGCACCCTTTCTcacataatatttataaatagttagtttgtcaaatatgattatctAGATAATATTAGttagtaatttgttttatttttgaaatgaaatgctTTTAGGGAGATTTATGGACGACCTATACAtgtttagtttttctttttgtattctATGCACGtttgtggggtttttttttggtattctATACATGTTTAGGCTTTCCCCCGTAACTGTATCTGTTCTTAGAATAGCATTTTTGTATGTTTCAGGTGATTTTGACCTGGGGATGAATATGGTTATTTGGAGGTTTTGTCAAAGCAGTAGAGACTCATTTTAGGTGGGGTGGTTTATACATGTTATTTGATATTGTCTTGTCTATGGAACCGAggctttgtttctttttctatattattgcactttttttatttgacaCTTCACCCAAATATGAAGGGATGAGGAGGATTTTGTTTTGCACTCGAGGATACCTGTGTCCGTGTCTGACCAGTTTGAAACTGCTAATGTCCAATCTTCCATTCTTTTTGAAGTGTGCCCATTTTCATTCTGTCAACTACAGTAGGTTTGCGATGTGTGATTTTCTGGCACTTGTAACATGCAACAGAAATGGAATTAAAACTAGTGTTTGTGAATGAACTGTGCTGTAGTTTCAGTTGGATCGCTCGTTTTATCCAAGTTATCCTAATTAGCTCATGCTTAAATGAATTTGGTAACGTTACCCTATTTACAATCTTGTTATTTTAAAGATTCTTGATTTAATTATAGAAaacatcttttgttttttagaagTTTTTTTGAAGAGAAGTTGTCCCATAAGATAAAAAAACATcataatttctaattttttaatattaaaaatgaaaataactattactaatttgaaacttttttttgaagTTAGTTATTTTCATTTGTAGTTGAAGTACAAACGTCGGCACAAGATGTCAAACGTTGGTACAAGATTTGAAAATAACTTTGACTTATATTTGAAATTAAGCTTTAGAtagtatatagatagatatagatatagatttgtaGTTGGAAGTACAAACGTTGGCACAAGATGTCAATTTGGACCCTATATAATCCATATTGTTCGATTTAAGGTGAGGTGGGATAGTATATCTGAAGCGTACTAGACAAACTAATACTATATAGGATAAAGATAGAgatttttaaaagaaacaaaGTAATCAAATACATGCACCAGCGTTACAAGGAACACCAATACGTTTCGATACGCCGAGATGAGAGTGTGAATGGTGTGGCTTATATCGAAAAGCTGTCATGCATGGTTCTAAGGACCACCGTGTCAAAAATGAATTACAGTGTCAACTCTATTAATAACTACACATTCTAATATACTTCTAAATTTATAATCTCAGACCTCTCACAACCTAATATTGATGGTATGTAAGTTTTTAgctcaaatttgaaaaataagaaagaGTTTATCCGTCACTACTTACGTTCATTCGGGTTGGTTGTTAGTATTATAGAACGACGTCGACTCCCTTTATTAACATTAAATTATGGCTCTGTGTCGTGCTATCATCTAATTAACCAGTCCATCATACCATCTATAAGTTTAAGCCTTGAAGATATATGGTCTTGATATCTTTTACGAGTACTACTTTTGTGGCCGGCCTTTGGGAAAGAAATGACCTCTACAAGCATTCCAAGCGCCATATTAActagaagaaaataaaaatcccATTCTGATTGGTGGCACCCCACACACATGGGATGAGAGGAGACCCGCCTAAATATCATTTacctttaataataatatctggAAAGCTCATAAATCATAATGCCTTAgcatttgtatttgtatttataacAAGAGAAACCCAATGGGCCATTTAACACAAATATGAAATATCTTTAACTTTGCTACTACCTTGTATGTGACCGACAAGAGAATATTGTCGTCTCCGTTGACTTTGTCTCCGATCTGGTATATTCTTTAATCTTTACTATGTTTCTTCTTCTCTATAGATCTTGGTGTTCGTTTAATCTATCGTAGTATCATGTAATGCACAAAGATAGTGTTAGTTTTATTGTTTCCTAGCACATTTTCTGCGTCTCATTGCTTATAATTTGGTATGATATTATACGAATTTTGGGTTTAGGCCATACTCGATAGCTCTCAATGATGCATGTCTTGCTTAAAAACCGTTTAAGAAAACTTGACTCGTTTGTAGCTTGATCAACCTTCATATACTACAGTGACAAGTAGCCAGTAATTTGCTCATTATCAATTCCTCTGAAATCTATGCATTTAGAGATTTCAGTTAATTTTATTCCTGTCAGTAACATTGCTCATGTGAATTATTGGTATTTATTTGCAGTAAATTTTTTTGTCAGATCATGGTTCTTGATGGCATAATAACTTCGCCTCACAGGAGAACACAGACTGCATTTAGTTCACCTGCCTTCAAAAAGCAATATACAAAGGAGGATGAATTGGGTAGCTTCTCCACAATCATCAGGCGGCATCGCTACCTACTGACTGCTCTTGTACTCCTTACTCTCCTCTGTACCGTTTATCTGTATTTTGCTGTTACATTAGGAGCTGGGGACGTATGTTCTGGCTTGAGCGGGGCGCAAAAGGCATTGTGTCGTGTCCAAATACCCAAAGAATCGATTGCAAGGCGAAAACTCAAATTATGATAGaagttgtttcatttttttttttaccagcAGAGAGAAGTtgtttcattttcatctctttttCTAGCTGTATGATGATGGTGATATAATGTAAAAACGTTACAGTTCTCGTTTGTGTCTCTGTTTCTGATATGGAGATGATCTACGGAAAACTTTTCTTGTAAAACTGATTTGTTACATTGgctaaagaaaagaaatactGATTCATGAATAGAAATGTGTGATTTATTCATATAAAGAGTTGTTTGAAGCACTTGGTTACAGGTAATTTACTGAACGATATTTAGTTCTTTAAGCCATGTTGTGTGCAAAGGACACGGATCTTGTTTCCCTTGGGCGATTGCCTTCTCTGAGAGCGAATAGAACCACCCGTTTCTCCATTTGAACTGCAAGATTAGTTGCCATTAGGTGAGAACACATATGGCAGATCAATTGCAAATAACCAACTTTTGATCATTACTGACATAACAAAATTACCTCCTTGACTGCTGTTGGGAAGTGGGAAACTGCTCGAGCATAAGCACACAACCTATCCTCGATCCCTTTATCAAACACTATGCCCTTCTCTGCTTCCGCTGCAGCTGCCAGTTCACCGATGAGGCTATCTACCTGAAAAGTGTAATCAACATGTCAAGTGTTGCTAGTATTAGTAATATGAGCAGTCAGGCATATAGAGGTAAGAAAATGCGCAAAGCCAGATGGGTAAAGGGTCAAAAAGGAAGTAGGCCATAACCAGGCTGGGTCAGTTTAAGTTGACCCGCAAACCCCTTCTtttatctatcttttttttttttctatacatAATGTGATAAGTCGCTGAATATAATGACATAGGAGGATATACACACTAAATATAGACTTTCGcaactttcaagtttcaactttcaactagTTCGACCCGTTTGATATAGAACTTTGCCGGATTGAGCCTTCgtaaaaaatggatcaaaaaATGCAATATCTAGGAGTATACAAGATACGTATTCTACTGTTCTAGGCAAGATGCTAAATTAAAGatgaacaaattatatatagtttcaagggttttgatcatttgaaaactaaaattttcgtgaaaactagaaaactgccaaacacactgtgatctgaatttaacacaatgtgtttgaacaattttccgatttacaacgctatcaaaaacacaccgtgatttaaaacttaacccAACGTATTTTaggttacacaataaaaacacattgtgttaaattcagatcacagtgtgttttggtcagttttctagttttcacaaaaaatttagtttttaaatgaatatttCACATAGTTTCAAACCAGGAGTAAATTATCATGTTGGTAAAGCAAATCTTACCTCAGAACGGAAGTCCTTCTCTACAACTCCCACAGTGGCTCCAGGATGGCGAGCCCCAACAAGCATGAATGCTGATATCCATATAAGCTTTTCTAGCATTTGCTTCTGAAAAGGTGGTTTCTCTAGGACCTGATTTCCAAATTTTCAGAAGGCAAGTTTCTTACACAAGTAGAAATCAATTAAAGTTAAAAGCAAGAGTTGTCACGGTTTTCATtgatgctacaataatttctatAATCATAGAGCACGCAATTTAGGACCTTTTTCATATTCCCCTGCACTCGTAATTGTGTTAAATTCTTTTAGATTCCTACAAATGTAAACAACTTGATCATTTTACCAAGTAATACGGTGCAGAAGAAAGTGTCCAAAGTTTAAACCACATAATTGTTATACTGTAAAATGAAATATACAAATGACACATGATTTACCTTGCAAGAAAGACCCCCAGCTTGTAACCTGGCAGCCACAGCAGAACCCCATTTGCCAAAAGCAGCAGTCAGTCCCTCTGGATTAGTATCCGTTATACCATCTACAGGCGGTTCACCAAGCTTGGAAACCGCAAAATATGCCAACACTTGATCAGCATCACCTAACCCTTTGCTTTGAAACCAGGGCTCCAGCATCCCGTTCTGGAAAAATACCAAATCTGCTAGATTGTTATGATCCATCTCAACCACGTAAACAgaaacacaataattatataaaaaatgaccCGCCTAAAATGGTGGTATAAACAACTGAGAAACTTATGAACTATTAATTTCCTGTAAAATGAAAAACCCACTAACCTTACAATCAGCTTAAAAAGATAAACTAAAACTGAAAGCTAGTTAGCTAGAGGCGGTAAAACAAGGTTGGTCCCGATACAGGTTGAAAAAGGTAACTTTATTGTTGAAACCCAAACGGTTCAGATGGTGTTGACCCGTGAGACTTGGTACAATTTCCAAATTTTCTTACTTTTGTACGAAATGCAAGTATCTACACACATGAAACTGTCAATAATAATGGGACTAGAACATACAACCTCTTGGTAAACAGGTCACCTCATATGACGCTAGCCCAAAGGCCTTTTGGTTCTGTTAAGTATGACCAAAACAATATCGTTGTAAGGACGTTTATGCGTTGAAAGTACAGTTTTGAGGAGTTCCAACCATTTGGACCATACCATTCTAACTAAAATCCTTGTTTACTAGGCAAATTATTAGGAAATGTATAAAACTTTACACCTTTTACTATTGTATAcatcatactttatgacttcCTTTTGTATCTATCAAACGCCCAATCCAATAGTTGCTTATCATATGTACCTGGTGACCTATTTATCATGTGTGATAACTAACACATCATCAAAACAGGCCAGGCACAAATGTCACTGCCTTACATGTTAAACGAGTATTTGAAAGTTCCGCTTTTGTTTTCGCACTTTCAATacacaaaataccaaaaaggtGTAAGCTTTCATACATTCTCAACTAATTTGGCATTTTCATTCAAGATAAAAACACAACCCAATATATAAACAAGTAGAATAACAAGTTATAAGTTTAGTTATCGTACCGCTCCAACGGGAGGGAGGAGTGGACTGAAGAACAGCATCAAGATCATCATTTCTAGTACACACCAAAATGGGCCCAGGGAAATCAACAGGAACCGGTTCGCCTCTCTTGACAAGCAAATCTTGGCCGCCACCCATGTCTTGTAATGCTTTTCCAACACGCCCACCGCCTACAATTATTGATGGTATTACCTTGGTGGCTGTTGCAGCCGACGCCATTGAAGTTATTTTTCTTGATTGGTGTTTAAGTTTCAGGTTATTATAAGAAAGAAATGAAGTGGGTTTGTTTGTTAAGTGTTTGTGATGGTGCGTCCAAAGGGATAAGAGTGAAGTTGTTGTTAAGTTTGCCATTGTTGAGGTGATGGTGAACTGCAGGCCATttgattgtgtgtgtgtgtgtgtatttcaGAGTGTTGGAGATTTGGGTTTGACTTGAGAGCCACTCGTTTGTATCATGGCATATCGGGTTTATTCGATATCCGTTTCTTAAGCTATTTCGGGTTATTGGGCATTTGATCCAGTCAAAAAGATACCGGAAATTTATTTAGAATAAATTATTCATGGGCCCCTATACTACCTAAATCAATGAATCAATTCAACCCaatctttaattaaaatttaatttatctCTCTCTCATTTATACAACCCAATCTAACTCAAAGTTTTACCCTCATTCACAATCCAACCAAAAccaattttaaattattaatattatgtataataaaactattaaaaaattgTCATTCAATAGAAACATCACATGTGGCATGTAAGAGCTCGCAATCCGGTTTTTCCGCTCAAGCAAATCGTTTCTTGCAATCTCCATTATcatttcttttgaatatttaatTACACCACTTCCATtacttttgattattttaatgaACGATCTATGATTTTCGCTCACCGATAATGTTAGTCTTACAGTGTACTAGTGTAGTGGTTGTCAAAATTTGGTAAATTGTCATATTTTTGGGAAACTAAGTTATTCACGATCACAACATCATCCCTTAACCGTCATGAGTAGAGCGTTCCAATGATTGGAATACGCGTCCCCGGGAACGCCCCTCTTCGGTCCCGGGGGCattccaaacatcaaaaaccaTTATCCGTTCCATTTCTAACGTGAATGTCTCTCGTTTCTTGTTGTATTCTAGCTTGCATTCTTTTCTTTAATTGTGAGACATCTCCTTAATTATAGTGTTATTTCCTTTATAAATTCAGCTTGTGCCATTTCTTGTAGTGTCATTTCCTTTATAAATTCAACTTGTGTCAATTCTTGTATACAACATTTGTATAATTTTGTAGCATGTCCgatatacataattttatagCCTATAATTAGGAAAATGTATCCGTGGAGTCCAAACACCCAACCCACTTTTAGTGATTCCAATCTTCATCAGGACCCCACTTTTATTAACATGATCAAGGGCATGCATGTCGGATCATCGGACGATAATGATGTCGAGGCGGTTCAAGAAACACAACCTGAAGTTAATGTTTCTTTACCGTCAAAAAAACCTACAAGACAAAAGCATAAGAAGAAAATAACCGATGAGcagaaaaaaactcaaaatcaatTGCCTTGGAAAAAAGACGAAGACATGGCTTTGTATCGAGCTTGGGTTAATGTATCCGAAGATCCcaattgctatatatatatatatatatatatatatatatatatatatatatatatatatatatatatatatatatatatataagggataATACAAACAGGCTCATATTTtgaatttactttaatttttccaagtaatactccctccgtcccatattaagtgtcctattttgactttttgagtctttttcttttaacattgaccgtaaatatttttgtttttgttatgtaacccttgatataacatatataaattgattgagttt
The Erigeron canadensis isolate Cc75 chromosome 2, C_canadensis_v1, whole genome shotgun sequence DNA segment above includes these coding regions:
- the LOC122586882 gene encoding uncharacterized protein LOC122586882; translated protein: MVLDGIITSPHRRTQTAFSSPAFKKQYTKEDELGSFSTIIRRHRYLLTALVLLTLLCTVYLYFAVTLGAGDVCSGLSGAQKALCRVQIPKESIARRKLKL
- the LOC122586881 gene encoding uncharacterized protein LOC122586881 isoform X1; protein product: MANLTTTSLLSLWTHHHKHLTNKPTSFLSYNNLKLKHQSRKITSMASAATATKVIPSIIVGGGRVGKALQDMGGGQDLLVKRGEPVPVDFPGPILVCTRNDDLDAVLQSTPPSRWSDLVFFQNGMLEPWFQSKGLGDADQVLAYFAVSKLGEPPVDGITDTNPEGLTAAFGKWGSAVAARLQAGGLSCKVLEKPPFQKQMLEKLIWISAFMLVGARHPGATVGVVEKDFRSEVDSLIGELAAAAEAEKGIVFDKGIEDRLCAYARAVSHFPTAVKEFKWRNGWFYSLSEKAIAQGKQDPCPLHTTWLKELNIVQ
- the LOC122586881 gene encoding uncharacterized protein LOC122586881 isoform X2, coding for MMILMLFFSPLLPPVGANGMLEPWFQSKGLGDADQVLAYFAVSKLGEPPVDGITDTNPEGLTAAFGKWGSAVAARLQAGGLSCKVLEKPPFQKQMLEKLIWISAFMLVGARHPGATVGVVEKDFRSEVDSLIGELAAAAEAEKGIVFDKGIEDRLCAYARAVSHFPTAVKEFKWRNGWFYSLSEKAIAQGKQDPCPLHTTWLKELNIVQ